A genomic region of Lycorma delicatula isolate Av1 chromosome 4, ASM4794821v1, whole genome shotgun sequence contains the following coding sequences:
- the LOC142323900 gene encoding selenoprotein S-like encodes MSEFDEHGNLEDTSSDYLIEIWYSASVYGIHFGWFVLAAALLILYFWPRIQKHLDKMYIEKVKKAYEAKCKKNPDWLISRQQAMEAARIRMQEELSRKAKEHEEKMKELEEKKRLEKLASLDKEAGGQTLGSVGSNNNKKSKNNFKPDYNPLMGSGPSTTYRPPRRSCCPSGGCG; translated from the exons atgtctgAATTTGATGAACATGGTAATTTGGAGGATACATCGTCTGATTATTTAATAGAGATATGGTATTCAG CTTCTGTTTATGGTATCCATTTTGGATGGTTTGTATTAGCTGcagctttattaatattatatttctggcCTCGAATTCAGAAACATCTAGAtaaaatgtatattgaaaaagtaaaaaaggctTATGAAgctaagtgtaaaaaaaatcctGACTGGTTGATATCCAGACAGCAAGCAATGGAAGCTGCCAGAATACGTATGCAAGAAGAACTGTCAAGAAAAGCTAAGGAGcatgaagaaaaaatgaaagag cttgaagaaaagaaaagattagagaaGCTTGCAAGTTTAGATAAAGAAGCTGGAGGTCAAACACTGGGATCAGTTGgtagtaataacaataagaaatccaaaaacaattttaagccAG ATTATAATCCTTTAATGGGAAGTGGACCATCAACAACTTACAGACCACCTCGTCGAAGCTGCTGTCCAAGTGGAGGTTGCGGTTAA